From the genome of Coregonus clupeaformis isolate EN_2021a unplaced genomic scaffold, ASM2061545v1 scaf0031, whole genome shotgun sequence, one region includes:
- the LOC123483125 gene encoding NLR family CARD domain-containing protein 3-like, with protein MDDSLQRAIVNHKDSLKRRYECVIEGMEKAGNQTPLNRIYTELYITEGESEGVNNEHEVWQLETASRTPTSHDTAIHCNDIFKPLPGQERSIRTVLTKGIAGIGKTVSVQKFILDWAEEKANQDVDIIFVLPFRELNLIKDLQYSLLGLLNDFHTELDIDHAKKLTACKAIFIFDGLDESRLPLDFQHNEKVSDVTQTSSVDVLLTNLIKGNLLPSAVLWITSRPAATNQIPPKCVDQVTEVRGFNDPQKEEYFRKRFSDEDLASRIISHIKTSRSLHIMCHMPVFCWISAIVLEHMLSTDKRREMPTTLTEMSIHFLLIQTSLKNQKYHGRDEMDQQELMESDKEILLKLGKLAFEHLEKGNLMFYEEDLKECGIDVKEASVYSGVCTQIFKEESVLFQRVVYCFVHLSLQEFLSAVYMYHCYTTKDMDALKPFLKRKSRAASEELTLHELLKSTVDKALESKNGHLDLFVRFLHGMSLESNQKLLRGLVTQTESSPDSVQKTIRSLKVMQRKNISPERCINLFHCLIEMKDHSVQEKIQAYLRSEKRSKNLTLSQCSALAYMLQISEEVLDVFDPKVYKTSEEGRRRLLPAVRGCRKAL; from the exons A TGGATGACAGCCTGCAGAGAGCTATAGTAAACCATAAAGACAGTCTGAAAAGGAGGTATGAATGTGTGATAGAAGGTATGGAAAAAGCAGGGAACCAAACTCCCCTCAACAGGatttacacagagctctacatcacagaaggagagagtgaaggggttaaCAATGAACATGAGGTGTGGCAGCTAGAGACAGCATCCAGGACACCAACCTCACATGACACAGCAATCCACTGCAATGACATCTTTAAACCCTTACCAGGCCAAGAGAGAagcatcagaactgtgctgacgaaGGGCATCGCTGGCatcggaaaaacagtctctgtgcagaagttcatcctAGACTGGGCTGAAGAGAAGGCGAACCAAGATGTGGATATCATATTTGTGCTTCCTTTCCGGGAGCTGAACTTGATTAAAGATCTCCAGTACAGTCTTCTTGGACTTTTAAATGATTTTCACACAGAACTAGACATAGACCATGCAAAGAAACTCACTGCCTGTAAAGCTATCTTCATCTTTGATGGTTTGGATGAAAGCAGACTTCCATTGGATTTCCAGCACAATGAAAAGGTGTCTGATGTCACCCAGACATCGTCTgtcgatgttctgctgacaaacctcatcaaggggaatctgcttccctctgcagtcCTATGGATAACCTCCCGACCAGCAGCAACCAATCAGATCCCCCCtaagtgtgttgaccaggtgacagaggtacgagggttcaatgacccacagaaggaggagtacttcaggaagagattcagtgatgaggacctggccagcagaatcatctcacacataaagacatcaaggagcctccacatcatgtgccacatgccagtgttctgttggatttctgcaatagtccttgaacacatgttgagtacagacaagaggagagagatgcccacgactctgactgagatgtcaaTACACTTCCTGCTCATTCAGACCAGCCTGAAGAACCAGAAGTATCATGGAAGAGATGAGATGGATCAACAGGAGCTCATGGAGTCAGATAAGGAAATTCTTCTGAAGCTGGGGAAGCTGGCGTTTGAACatctggagaagggtaatctcatgttctatgaagaagacctgaaagagtgtggcattgatgtcaaagaagcctcagtgtactcaggagtgTGCACACAAATCTTTAAAGAAGAGTCTGTGTTATTTCAGAGAGTGGTGTACTGCTTTGTTCATCTGAGCCTTCAGGAGTTTCTCTCAGCTGTCTACATGTACCATTGTTACACAACCAAGGACATGGATGCACTGAAGCCCTTCCTCAAGAGAAAGTCTAGAGCTGCATCTGAAGAGCTAACCTTGCATGAGCTGCTGAAGAGTACCGTGGATAAAGCCTTGGAGAGCAAGAACGGACACCTGGACCTCTTTGTCCGCTTCCTTCATGGCatgtcactggagtccaatcagaaactCCTACGAGGTCTGGTGACACAGACAGAAAGCAGTCCAGACAGCGTCCAGAAAACAATCCGATCCCTTAAGGTGATGCAGAGGAAGAACATCTCCcctgagaggtgcatcaatctcttCCACTGTCTGATAGAGATGAAAGACCATTCAGTACAAGAGAAAATCCAAGCGTACTTGAGGTCAGAGAAGAGATCCAAAAACCTCACACTTTCTCAGTGTTCAGCACTGGCCTACATGCTACAGATATCAGAGGAGgttctggatgtgtttgacccgaAGGTATACAAGACATCAGAGGAGGGTCGTAGGAGACTGCTCCCAGCTGTGAGAGGCTGCAGGAAAGCTCTGTAA